The following is a genomic window from Maridesulfovibrio frigidus DSM 17176.
ACTGCAGTTGAAGATCTGATTGGCGGGATTACTAAATGAGAGTAGGCATAGTCAACGATATGCATATGGCTGTTGAGGTCCTTAAAAGGGTCGTTCTAGCTGCCGGATTTAAAGTTGCATGGATTGCCTTTAACGGGGAGGAAGCGGTCACTAAGTGTTGCAAAGATGTTCCTGATGTTGTGCTGATGGATCTGATTATGCCTGTTATGGACGGGGCAGAATCTACGCGTCGCATAATGAAGGAATGCCCCTGTTCTATCTTGGTTGTTACCGCGAGTATTGAAGCCAATGCTTCTAAAGTTTTTGAAGCAATGGGGGCGGGTGCTCTCGATGTTGTGACGACTCCAGAAGTTGGCGTTAACGGTGATCTTGATGGTGCAAAAAACCTTATAGCTAAAATATCACTTATCAGGAGATTACAGGGTATTGATACTGAAAAGTCTTCAACTCCTGTTGCATTTACTCCTACGGGGCGTATCCCTAAACTTTTGGCTATAGGCAGTTCGACAGGCGGGCCGACTGCCCTTGCCACGGTTCTAGGCGCATTGCCCGAAAATTTTCCTGCTGCAATTGTTATCATCCAGCATGTGGATGGAAGTTTCTCCGAAAATCTAGCCAACTGGCTTGATGGGCAAACAAAACTGAAGGTCACCCTTGCCAAGCGTGGCGACATCATAAGGCCGGGTTCAGTTCTTCTTGCGCCTGGGAATAGGCATATGCTTTTAGGACCGGGTGGCGTGGTTCAGCTCACAGATGGTCCGGGGGAAAATCTTTATGTTCCCTCTGTGGATGTATTTTTCAGCAGTCTTTGCTGTGCTGGGATTCCTGAGGGATCGGCGGCGGTTATTTTAACAGGAATGGGCGCAGATGGCGCGAAGGGGCTACTTGAGTTAAAAGACAAGAAGTGGCTGACCATTGCGCAGGATAAGGAAAGTAGTGTTGTCTGGGGTATGCCGGGAGCCGCCGTTAAACTAGATGCGGCTAAAAAAGTAATTTCTATTGATAATATGGCTCCGGCATTGATCCGGCATTTCAAGTAAAAAAACAGGGAGACTACAAAATGACAACTTCTATAATAAATGATGAGCTACTTACCGAACATAAAATAACTGTATTGCTAATTGATGATCAGCCAATGGTTGGCGAGGCTGTACGCAGAATGCTTGCCGACGAAGAGGACATAGATTTCCATTTTGTGAGTGATCCCACTGCGGCAATTCCTACAGCCCAGGAATTACAGCCGACCGTTATTTTGCAGGATCTAGTTATGCCCGAAATTGACGGTATGACCATGGTTAAATTTATGCGGGCAAATGCTAAACTTAAAGATATTCCGCTGATCGTACTGTCGACTAAAGAGGAGCCAGCAACTAAGGCGGAAGCCTTCGCGCTGGGCGCTAATGACTATTTGGTTAAACTTCCAGATAGAATCGAACTACTAGCTCGTATCAGATATCACTCAAAGGGTTACATCAACTTACTTCAGAGAAATGAAGCTTATAAACAGCTCCTTGCAAGTAGAGATGAAATGCGTAAAGAACTGGCTGTTGCTGCAGATTACGTTACATCCTTGCTTCCTCTCCCCATAACAGAAGGGGAAATTCAGGCTGATTGGAGATTCATACCTTCCGCATCCCTCGGTGGTGATTCCTTCGGTTATCATTGGCTCGATGATGATCATTTTGCAATGTACCTGCTGGATGTTTGTGATCATGGTGTCGGGTCTGCATTACTTTCTGTCTCGGCAATGAACGTTCTGCGTTCTCAGACGCTACCGGACACTGATTTTCTTAAGCCGGATGAAGTTCTGTTTGCTCTTAATGAATCATTTCAGATGGATCAGCAGAATAATTTGTATTTCACAATGTGGTATGGAGTTTATAAAAAATCCGAGCGCACTTTGACATTTTCCAGCGGAGGCCATCCTCCTGCTCTTCTTATCAATGGTGAAGAGGTCGCGGAGCTAAGGACAGCCGGAATGATTGTCGGCGGAATGCCGGATATGCAATATACTAGTGATTCTATTACGGTTAAGCCGGGTGCGCGTTTCTTCTTATATAGTGATGGCGTGTACGAACTGAAAAAAGTGTCTGACGGTAAAATGTGGGCATTTGAAGAATATACGAACTTTATGATTTCTACAGGTGGCCCGCTAGGCAAGCCTATTGATATGCTTATCGATCACACTAGAGAGTTACAGGGTGCTGAAGAGTATGATGATGATTTTTCTATGGTCGAGTTTATTTTTGAATAGCCGCTATATTTTGAGTCGTTTCATTCTGAGTTATAAAAAGGATTAAAGATGAATATCCGCAAGCAGTTCATAGTTGGATGTGTAGTATTTTGCTTGGTTATTACCTTGCTCGTTCTATTTTTGATTTCAAATTATACCCGGGGAACTCTTATGCAGGAGTATCGGGGTAAGGCCGAAATCATGCTGCATTCAATGATGGCAGTTCGTAAGCATACCGGAGCCGTTATCAGGCCGAAGGCGACTGAAGTTCTGCCGAAAGATCAGTTTGTACCGGAATTGCAATCCACCTCGTTTACAGCGAATGGTGTTTTCAGCCGTATTCCTGATCAGTTTAAACATGAACTAGTTTATAAAACAGCGTCTACCAAGCCGAGAAATCCACGCAATATGGCAACCGCAGATGAATCCCTTATTATTGAAGAGCTAAATGTTCTTGCCTCGCAGGGTAAAAGGTCTTTTTTGGAAGGTGTTAGAACTGTCAACGGAGTTAAGTTTTACGTTGTTGCCGAAGGTGAGAAGAATAAACCGTCCTGCATGGTTTGTCACGGCAGGCCGGCGGATGCTCCGCAGTCTATGAAAGACAGGTATCAGGTTGCCAACGACAGTGGTTATTTCAGAACCCCGGGAGCTATAGAATGTGCGCAGATAGCATCTGTGCCGCTGGCTACGATGAATAAGATTGCAAATCAGACCTTAGGGTCAGTCGTGTTTGTTGGTGCTATTTTCATTGCTATTGCTTTGGTGGTTTTACTTTTCGGACTTAATTTGATTTTCAGTCCTATTTCCAGAATTACCGGAATTGCGAAATATATTGCGGAGGGAGATCTCGAAAGTGCTGATGAGGCCGTTCGTAAAATGAGGCAGAATTCGAACGGTAAATTCTTCGCTAAGAGAATTCTTAAATCCGGCAATGAGATAGGTAATCTTCTTGAATCATTTGAAATAATGATTGGTGGGTTGTCCGGTTTGGTGACTGAAGTCCGGGATTCGGGCGACAATGTTTCAGTTGCGGGTAGAAAAATTAGCGCAACTGTCGGGCATATTGATTCAGCCGTATCCAGTCAGGCCGCGTCCACCAATGAAGTTACCGCAACAAGCAGGCTTATTCGTACAACTTCGAGGAATCTAGTCGATGTAATGGAAGATGTTGCAGAAAGTGCTTCTGAATCAGCTGATTTGGCAGAAGTGCTACAAAGCAATATTTCCGAACGCGAACAGTCCTTAATCAAGCTCGTAGATTCGACCGATAATGTGTCATCACGGCTTGGTGCTATTAATGAAAAAGCTAATAAAATTAATAATATCGTAACGACTATTGCCCGCATTGCAGAT
Proteins encoded in this region:
- the cheB gene encoding chemotaxis response regulator protein-glutamate methylesterase, whose protein sequence is MRVGIVNDMHMAVEVLKRVVLAAGFKVAWIAFNGEEAVTKCCKDVPDVVLMDLIMPVMDGAESTRRIMKECPCSILVVTASIEANASKVFEAMGAGALDVVTTPEVGVNGDLDGAKNLIAKISLIRRLQGIDTEKSSTPVAFTPTGRIPKLLAIGSSTGGPTALATVLGALPENFPAAIVIIQHVDGSFSENLANWLDGQTKLKVTLAKRGDIIRPGSVLLAPGNRHMLLGPGGVVQLTDGPGENLYVPSVDVFFSSLCCAGIPEGSAAVILTGMGADGAKGLLELKDKKWLTIAQDKESSVVWGMPGAAVKLDAAKKVISIDNMAPALIRHFK
- a CDS encoding SpoIIE family protein phosphatase — encoded protein: MTTSIINDELLTEHKITVLLIDDQPMVGEAVRRMLADEEDIDFHFVSDPTAAIPTAQELQPTVILQDLVMPEIDGMTMVKFMRANAKLKDIPLIVLSTKEEPATKAEAFALGANDYLVKLPDRIELLARIRYHSKGYINLLQRNEAYKQLLASRDEMRKELAVAADYVTSLLPLPITEGEIQADWRFIPSASLGGDSFGYHWLDDDHFAMYLLDVCDHGVGSALLSVSAMNVLRSQTLPDTDFLKPDEVLFALNESFQMDQQNNLYFTMWYGVYKKSERTLTFSSGGHPPALLINGEEVAELRTAGMIVGGMPDMQYTSDSITVKPGARFFLYSDGVYELKKVSDGKMWAFEEYTNFMISTGGPLGKPIDMLIDHTRELQGAEEYDDDFSMVEFIFE
- a CDS encoding methyl-accepting chemotaxis protein, which gives rise to MQEYRGKAEIMLHSMMAVRKHTGAVIRPKATEVLPKDQFVPELQSTSFTANGVFSRIPDQFKHELVYKTASTKPRNPRNMATADESLIIEELNVLASQGKRSFLEGVRTVNGVKFYVVAEGEKNKPSCMVCHGRPADAPQSMKDRYQVANDSGYFRTPGAIECAQIASVPLATMNKIANQTLGSVVFVGAIFIAIALVVLLFGLNLIFSPISRITGIAKYIAEGDLESADEAVRKMRQNSNGKFFAKRILKSGNEIGNLLESFEIMIGGLSGLVTEVRDSGDNVSVAGRKISATVGHIDSAVSSQAASTNEVTATSRLIRTTSRNLVDVMEDVAESASESADLAEVLQSNISEREQSLIKLVDSTDNVSSRLGAINEKANKINNIVTTIARIADHTNLLSLNAAIEAEKAGQFGQGFSVVAREIRRLADQTVIAAEDIELMVRDMQTAVSSGVMEMEKFNHEVRASVDEVEKMSSDLALITDRVRVLKPKFAEVSHAMGDQADSAEQINDAMSDLNESAVGTSSSIEEFKKTIASLNYTVQSLTGAVDGFKAVESNESIDTADSETNGSSESK